From one Ahaetulla prasina isolate Xishuangbanna chromosome 18, ASM2864084v1, whole genome shotgun sequence genomic stretch:
- the TNFRSF1B gene encoding tumor necrosis factor receptor superfamily member 1B — translation MKARRDLYASALACWALEILCLQAQVPPYTPTQESRCLNPREEYYEENIQKCCSLCAPGFRVLQKCNSSVNTQCVPCAEGLYNTGWSGARRCFSCSPQCKQEFVEEKKCTNTQNRVCWCPSGHFCSLLVSEKCYHCQPYRNCTMGYGVLRQGSRETDVECGPCQPGTFSNQESHQNFCTPHRICQSALVLGNSTHDTVCGNPGGQVDNFATTSPQLTTTTLPWHVGTERPTFNWQDLSAQIGRIVGMTTIPVVLAALICFIVFRKSGQKCPPIWKEKKQPFSPAEKFPVKWPQEPMAVGQEKDSLLRPSPSSFWDSPAGPEKTGETNNGDAPKVEMDDVQQRSLNDRTCYSAADSRIVGNGKTHVNVSCVVSICNGGHSPALKPSRGAEAGHPPDTHLSQEETNMSRESSRPIAVEVEDSLDFLDPCGGEPLPLSVQDAGMKRS, via the exons ATGAAGGCGCGCCGGGACCTTTACGCTTCTGCGCTGGCTTGTTGGGCGCTGGAGATCTTATGCCTGCAG GCTCAGGTGCCGCCTTACACCCCCACCCAGGAGTCTCGGTGCCTCAACCCTAGAGAAGAATATTACGAAGAAAACATCCAGAAATGTTGCAGTTTGTGCGCTCCAG GTTTCCGTGTACTTCAGAAGTGCAACAGCAGTGTCAACACGCAATGCGTCCCCTGCGCGGAAGGCTTGTACAACACGGGCTGGAGTGGAGCCAGGAGGTGTTTTAGTTGTTCGCCACAATGCAAACAAG aattcgTGGAAGAGAAAAAGTGCACCAACACCCAGAACCGAGTTTGCTGGTGTCCATCGGGCCACTTCTGCAGCTTGCTGGTCTCCGAGAAATGCTACCACTGCCAGCCCTACCGGAATTGCACGATGGGCTACGGAGTGCTCCGACAGG GCAGCAGAGAAACGGATGTGGAATGTGGCCCGTGCCAACCGGGCACCTTCTCCAATCAAGAGTCTCACCAGAATTTCTGCACCCCTCACCGGAT ATGTCAGTCCGCGCTCGTTCTTGGAAACAGCACCCACGACACAGTTTGTGGCAATCCAGGTGGGCAGGTTGACAACTTTGCGACAACTTCTCCGCAACTCACAACTACTACGCTACCGTGGCATGTTGGGACTGAGAGACCAACCTTCAACTGGCAGGATCTATCGGCACAGATTG GGCGGATTGTTGGCATGACAACTATTCCAGTGGTGCTAGCGGCCCTCATTTGCTTCATTGTTTTTAGAAAAAGTG GTCAAAAGTGTCCCCCCATATGGAAGGAGAAAAAACAG CCGTTCTCGCCTGCCGAAAAGTTCCCGGTGAAGTGGCCTCAGGAGCCCATGGCTGTGGGGCAGGAGAAGGACAGTCTTTTGCGGCCGTCCCCCTCCAGCTTTTGGGACAGCCCAGCCGGGCCTGAGAAAACCGGCGAAACCAACAACGGAGACGCTCCCAAGGTGGAAATGGATGATGTGCAACAGAGATCATTGAATGACAGGACATGCTACAGCGCAGCAGACTCAA GGATTGTGGGAAACGGGAAAACCCACGTGAACGTGAGCTGCGTGGTCAGCATTTGCAACGGAGGCCACTCTCCGGCGTTGAAGCCCTCGAGGGGGGCCGAAGCCGGACACCCCCCAGACACCCACCTCTCGCAGGAAGAAACCAACATGAGCAGAGAGTCGAGCCGGCCAATTGCGGTGGAGGTAGAAGACAGTTTGGACTTCCTGGACCCCTGCGGGGGGGAGCCTCTCCCACTTAGCGTCCAAGACGCCGGCATGAAGAGGTCATGA